One Methylobacterium sp. AMS5 genomic region harbors:
- a CDS encoding sodium-translocating pyrophosphatase codes for MTALLLIIVGGLCAVAYGVVTIRDVMRRDAGTQRMQEIAGAIAEGAQAYLRRQYATIGIVGVVLFVLLAYFLGIKVAIGFLIGAVLSGAAGFIGMNVSVRANVRTAQAATQSLGGGLEVAFKSGAVTGMLVAGLALLGVALYYLFLTRGAGLAPGSREVIDALVALGFGASLISIFARLGGGIFTKGADVGGDLVGKVEAGIPEDDPRNPATIADNVGDNVGDCAGMAADLFETYAVTVVATMVLAAIFFAGNAPVLEAMMIYPLAIGAACIVTSIIGTYAVKLGANQSIMGALYKGLIAAGVLSIVAIAGVNLALFGGFSTTFTTNTGLTFSSGALFGCAVLGLIITALIVVITEYYTGTNFRPVKSIATASVTGHGTNVIQGLAISLESTALPALVIVAGIISTYALAGLFGIAIAVTAMLALAGFIVALDAFGPVTDNAGGIAEMAGLPPDVRKATDALDAVGNTTKAVTKGYAIGSAGLGALVLFAAYTSDLNYFIANASPTQYRFFQGVSVDFSLSNPYVVVGLLLGGLIPFLFAGIAMTAVGRAAGAVVEEVRRQFREKPGIMQGTDRPDYGRAVDMLTRAAIKEMIIPSLLPVLSPIVIFFVIQAIAGKSQAFATVGASLLGVILTGLYVAISMTSGGGAWDNAKKYIEDGHHGGKGSDAHKAAVTGDTVGDPYKDTAGPAVNPAIKITNIIALLLLAVLAHA; via the coding sequence ATGACCGCACTTTTGCTGATCATCGTGGGCGGGCTCTGCGCCGTTGCCTACGGTGTCGTGACTATCCGTGACGTAATGCGACGCGATGCGGGCACCCAGCGCATGCAGGAGATCGCAGGCGCCATCGCCGAAGGCGCGCAGGCTTATCTCAGGCGCCAATACGCCACGATCGGTATCGTTGGTGTCGTCCTCTTCGTTCTTCTGGCCTACTTTCTCGGCATCAAGGTCGCCATCGGCTTCCTGATCGGCGCGGTGCTCTCGGGCGCGGCCGGCTTCATCGGCATGAACGTTTCGGTCCGTGCCAACGTCCGCACGGCGCAGGCCGCCACGCAGTCGCTCGGTGGCGGCCTGGAGGTCGCCTTCAAGTCCGGCGCGGTCACCGGCATGCTGGTGGCGGGCCTCGCGCTACTCGGTGTCGCCCTCTACTACCTGTTCCTCACCCGCGGCGCCGGGTTGGCGCCGGGAAGCCGCGAAGTCATCGACGCGCTGGTGGCGCTCGGCTTCGGCGCCTCGCTGATCTCGATCTTCGCGCGGCTGGGCGGCGGCATCTTCACCAAGGGGGCCGATGTCGGCGGCGATCTCGTCGGCAAGGTCGAAGCCGGCATTCCCGAGGATGATCCGCGCAACCCCGCCACCATCGCCGACAACGTGGGCGACAACGTCGGCGACTGCGCCGGCATGGCCGCGGACCTGTTCGAGACCTATGCGGTGACCGTGGTCGCCACCATGGTGCTGGCCGCGATCTTCTTTGCGGGCAACGCGCCCGTGCTCGAAGCGATGATGATCTACCCGCTCGCCATCGGGGCGGCCTGCATCGTCACCTCGATCATCGGCACCTACGCGGTCAAGCTCGGTGCCAACCAGTCGATCATGGGCGCACTCTACAAGGGCCTGATCGCGGCGGGTGTGCTCTCGATCGTGGCCATCGCCGGCGTGAATCTCGCGCTGTTCGGCGGGTTCTCGACCACCTTCACGACGAATACCGGCCTGACCTTCTCCTCGGGGGCCCTGTTCGGATGCGCCGTGCTCGGCCTCATCATCACCGCGCTGATCGTCGTCATCACCGAGTACTACACCGGCACGAACTTCCGCCCGGTGAAGTCGATCGCCACCGCCTCCGTCACCGGCCACGGCACCAACGTGATCCAGGGGCTCGCGATCTCGCTCGAATCGACCGCGCTTCCGGCCCTTGTCATCGTGGCGGGCATCATCTCCACCTACGCGCTGGCCGGCCTGTTCGGCATCGCCATCGCGGTCACGGCGATGCTGGCGCTCGCGGGTTTCATCGTCGCGCTCGACGCCTTCGGCCCGGTCACCGACAATGCGGGCGGCATCGCCGAGATGGCGGGTCTGCCCCCGGATGTGCGCAAGGCGACCGACGCGCTCGATGCGGTCGGCAACACCACCAAGGCCGTCACCAAGGGCTACGCCATCGGCTCGGCCGGCCTCGGCGCCCTGGTGCTGTTCGCCGCCTACACCTCGGACCTGAACTACTTCATCGCCAATGCCAGCCCGACGCAGTACCGCTTCTTCCAAGGGGTGAGCGTCGATTTCTCCCTCTCCAACCCCTACGTCGTGGTCGGCCTTCTGCTCGGCGGACTGATCCCGTTCCTGTTCGCGGGCATCGCCATGACGGCGGTGGGCCGCGCGGCGGGCGCGGTGGTCGAGGAGGTGCGCCGCCAGTTCCGCGAAAAGCCCGGCATCATGCAGGGCACCGACCGGCCGGATTACGGCCGTGCGGTGGACATGCTGACCCGGGCGGCGATCAAGGAAATGATCATCCCCTCGCTGCTGCCGGTGCTGTCGCCGATCGTGATCTTCTTCGTGATCCAGGCGATCGCGGGCAAGTCGCAGGCTTTCGCCACGGTCGGCGCCTCGCTGCTCGGCGTGATCCTGACCGGCCTCTACGTCGCGATCTCGATGACCTCGGGCGGCGGCGCCTGGGACAACGCCAAGAAGTACATCGAGGACGGCCACCACGGCGGCAAGGGTTCGGACGCGCACAAGGCGGCCGTGACCGGCGACACCGTCGGCGACCCCTACAAGGACACGGCGGGCCCCGCCGTGAACCCGGCGATCAAGATCACCAACATCATCGCGCTGCTTCTGCTCGCCGTGCTCGCGCACGCCTGA
- the phaC gene encoding class I poly(R)-hydroxyalkanoic acid synthase, with protein MATERTNPAAPDFETIARNANQLAEVFRQSAAASLKPFEQAGQGALLPGAKLQGADEIDEMTRTLTRVAETWLKDPEKALQAQTKLGQSFAALWASTLTRMQGAVTEPIVQPPPTDKRFTHADWSANPVFDLIKQSYLILGRWAEEMVETAEGIDEHTRHKAEFYLRQLLSAYSPSNFVMTNPELLRQTLEEGGANLMRGMKMLQEDLEAGGGQLRVRQTDLSAFTFGKDVAVTPGEVIFRNDLMELIQYAPMTETVLKRPLLIVPPWINKFYILDLNPKKSLIGWMVSQGLTVFVISWVNPDERHRDKDFESYMREGIESAIDMIGVATGETDVAAAGYCVGGTLLAVTLAYQAATGNRRIKSATFLTTQVDFTHAGDLKVFADEGQIKAIEERMAENGYLEGARMANAFNMLRPNDLIWSYVVNNYVRGKAPAAFDLLYWNADATRMPAANHSFYLRNCYLNNTLAKGQMVLGNVRLDLKKVKVPVFNLATREDHIAPALSVFEGSAKFGGKVDYVLAGSGHIAGVVAPPGPKAKYGFRTGGPARGRFEDWVEAATEHPGSWWPYWFKWLEEQAPERVPARIPGTGALPSLAPAPGTYVRMKA; from the coding sequence GTGGCCACGGAGCGGACGAACCCGGCAGCGCCGGATTTCGAGACCATCGCGCGCAACGCGAATCAGCTGGCGGAGGTGTTCCGGCAATCGGCCGCCGCCTCGCTGAAGCCGTTCGAGCAGGCGGGCCAGGGAGCCTTGTTGCCGGGCGCGAAGCTCCAGGGCGCCGACGAGATCGACGAGATGACCCGCACCCTCACGCGGGTCGCGGAGACGTGGCTGAAGGATCCCGAGAAGGCGCTCCAGGCCCAGACCAAGCTCGGCCAGTCCTTCGCCGCGCTCTGGGCCTCGACCCTGACCCGGATGCAGGGCGCCGTCACCGAGCCGATCGTCCAGCCCCCGCCCACCGACAAGCGCTTCACCCATGCCGATTGGAGCGCGAACCCGGTCTTCGACCTGATCAAGCAGAGTTACCTGATCCTCGGCCGCTGGGCCGAGGAGATGGTGGAGACGGCCGAAGGGATCGACGAGCACACCCGCCACAAGGCGGAGTTCTACCTGCGCCAGCTCCTCTCGGCCTACTCACCCTCGAACTTCGTGATGACGAACCCCGAGCTCCTGCGCCAGACGCTGGAGGAGGGGGGCGCCAACCTGATGCGCGGCATGAAGATGCTGCAGGAGGATCTGGAAGCCGGCGGCGGTCAACTCCGGGTGCGGCAGACGGACCTGTCCGCCTTCACCTTCGGCAAGGATGTGGCGGTGACCCCCGGCGAGGTCATCTTCCGCAACGATCTGATGGAGTTGATCCAGTACGCGCCCATGACCGAGACGGTGCTGAAGCGGCCGCTGCTGATCGTGCCGCCCTGGATCAACAAGTTCTACATCCTCGATCTCAACCCGAAGAAAAGTCTCATCGGCTGGATGGTCTCCCAGGGGCTCACGGTGTTCGTGATCTCCTGGGTGAACCCGGACGAGCGCCACCGCGACAAGGACTTCGAGTCCTACATGCGCGAGGGCATCGAGAGCGCCATCGACATGATCGGCGTGGCGACCGGCGAGACCGATGTCGCGGCGGCGGGCTACTGCGTCGGCGGCACGCTGCTGGCCGTCACGCTGGCCTACCAGGCGGCGACCGGCAACCGCCGGATCAAGAGCGCGACCTTCCTCACCACGCAGGTCGATTTCACCCATGCGGGCGATCTCAAGGTGTTCGCCGACGAGGGGCAGATCAAGGCGATCGAGGAGCGGATGGCCGAGAACGGCTATCTCGAAGGCGCGCGCATGGCCAACGCCTTCAACATGCTCAGGCCCAACGACCTGATCTGGTCCTACGTCGTCAACAACTACGTGCGCGGCAAGGCGCCGGCCGCCTTCGACCTGCTCTACTGGAACGCGGACGCCACGCGGATGCCCGCGGCCAACCACTCGTTCTACCTGCGCAACTGCTACCTCAACAACACGCTCGCCAAGGGGCAGATGGTGCTCGGCAACGTGCGCCTCGACCTCAAGAAGGTGAAGGTCCCGGTCTTCAACCTCGCCACCCGGGAGGACCACATCGCCCCGGCGCTCTCGGTCTTCGAAGGGTCGGCCAAGTTCGGCGGCAAGGTCGATTACGTGCTGGCGGGCTCGGGCCACATCGCCGGCGTCGTCGCCCCGCCGGGCCCCAAAGCCAAATACGGCTTTCGCACCGGAGGCCCGGCCCGAGGCCGGTTCGAGGATTGGGTCGAGGCGGCGACAGAGCATCCCGGCTCGTGGTGGCCCTACTGGTTCAAGTGGCTCGAGGAGCAGGCGCCCGAGCGCGTGCCCGCCCGCATTCCCGGAACGGGGGCCCTGCCTTCCCTGGCGCCGGCACCGGGCACCTATGTCCGCATGAAGGCGTGA
- a CDS encoding LL-diaminopimelate aminotransferase → MTDFHRIKRLPPYVFEQVNRIKAAARARGADIIDLGMGNPDLDAPRHVIEKLVETAGKPRTDRYSASKGIAGLRRAQAGYYQRRFGVSLNPDTQVVATLGSKEGFANMAQAITAPGDVVLVPNPSYPIHAFGFLMAGGVIRSVPAEPTPAMFPALEKAVAHSIPKPVALVVCYPSNPTAYVASLDFYRDLVAFAKKHELILLSDLAYAEVYFDDNNPPPSVLQVPGAIDCTVEFTSLSKTFSMAGWRMGFAVGNERLLAALTRVKSYLDYGAFTPIQVAATAALNGPDDCIKEMRATYKKRRDALVESFGKAGWKLPTPEASMFAWVPIPDKFRELGSLEFSKLLLEKSDVAVAPGIGFGEHGDDYVRIALVENEQRIRQAARNVRRFFDNADRTLHNVVPLQKAV, encoded by the coding sequence ATGACCGATTTCCACCGCATCAAGCGCCTTCCGCCTTACGTCTTCGAGCAGGTGAACCGGATCAAGGCCGCCGCCCGAGCCCGTGGCGCCGACATCATCGATCTCGGGATGGGCAATCCCGATCTCGACGCGCCGCGCCACGTCATCGAGAAGCTCGTCGAGACCGCCGGCAAGCCGCGCACCGACCGCTACTCCGCCTCCAAGGGCATTGCCGGCCTGCGCCGCGCCCAGGCCGGCTACTACCAGCGCCGCTTCGGGGTGAGCCTCAACCCGGACACGCAGGTGGTGGCGACGCTCGGCTCGAAGGAGGGCTTCGCCAACATGGCCCAGGCGATCACGGCGCCCGGCGACGTGGTGCTGGTGCCGAACCCGAGCTACCCGATCCACGCCTTCGGGTTCCTGATGGCGGGTGGCGTGATCCGCTCCGTGCCCGCCGAGCCGACCCCGGCGATGTTCCCGGCGCTCGAGAAGGCGGTCGCCCACTCGATCCCGAAGCCGGTGGCGCTCGTCGTCTGCTACCCCTCGAACCCGACGGCCTACGTCGCGAGCCTCGACTTCTACCGGGATCTCGTGGCCTTCGCGAAGAAGCACGAGCTGATCCTGCTCTCGGATCTCGCCTACGCCGAGGTCTATTTCGACGACAACAACCCGCCGCCCTCCGTGCTGCAGGTGCCGGGCGCGATCGACTGCACCGTGGAGTTCACCTCGCTGTCGAAGACCTTCTCGATGGCGGGCTGGCGCATGGGCTTCGCCGTCGGCAACGAGCGCCTGCTTGCGGCGCTGACGCGGGTGAAGTCCTACCTCGATTACGGGGCCTTCACGCCGATCCAGGTGGCGGCCACCGCCGCGCTCAACGGACCGGACGACTGCATCAAGGAGATGCGCGCGACCTACAAGAAGCGCCGCGACGCCCTGGTCGAGTCCTTCGGCAAGGCCGGCTGGAAGCTGCCGACGCCCGAAGCCTCGATGTTCGCCTGGGTGCCGATCCCGGACAAATTCCGGGAGCTCGGCAGCCTGGAATTCTCCAAGCTGCTTCTGGAAAAGTCGGATGTCGCCGTGGCGCCGGGGATCGGTTTCGGCGAGCACGGCGACGATTATGTCCGCATCGCGCTTGTCGAGAACGAGCAGCGCATCCGGCAGGCGGCCCGCAACGTCCGCCGTTTCTTCGACAACGCCGACCGCACGCTCCACAACGTCGTGCCGTTGCAAAAGGCGGTCTAG
- a CDS encoding glycosyltransferase: MGDHSVTIAIPVHNGANYLGEAIESALCQSHPETEIIVVDDGSDDDGQTLAVARTFGSHIRTLHQSNSGVAAALNTALACASGRLFSWLSHDDVFEPGKTERQVRILDTLNRDDICLFSDLSWIDAAGRITGEQRLDPAALARNPRLAFYEGLINGCTILTARDLLLRIGGFDTRYPYTQDYRMWWRLTREAHFVHVPHCLLRSRLHPDQGSHRRDALSENSAFWSDVLDETSEVEAAMVAGSRERFLRRTGGFLRYRSPNRRVADHADRMAQASAAEASVSVVIDVGSDLEAARRTIDSVEAQTRLPDEMILVGDSSILMALGRDGACERVLRPTPEQRVPTRLRLGLTAARGAYVALLMSPDAFAPEKIARQVARMSALGCLASHSSYRSDGETVATGSFGGRVYPEIVGDCHVEISTVMIQRLLFLSGVLFMEDDAPLASNWIEVAARHEWLGLEEPLSLVETPRAPGERAPLLAWLRASAEYRGHAVQIRRLERRLAGSSTPDTRREDAGDAGVSLPVRALVGGSDAAA; this comes from the coding sequence TTGGGCGACCACAGCGTCACCATCGCGATTCCCGTCCACAACGGCGCGAACTATCTCGGCGAGGCGATCGAGAGCGCACTGTGCCAGAGCCACCCGGAGACGGAGATCATCGTCGTCGATGACGGCTCGGACGATGACGGACAGACCTTGGCCGTCGCGCGCACCTTCGGAAGCCATATCCGCACTCTTCACCAGTCCAATAGCGGGGTGGCGGCAGCGCTCAATACCGCCCTCGCCTGCGCCTCCGGTCGCCTGTTCTCCTGGCTGTCGCACGACGACGTGTTCGAGCCTGGAAAGACCGAGCGGCAGGTACGGATTCTGGACACGCTCAACCGTGACGACATCTGCCTGTTCTCCGATCTGTCGTGGATCGATGCGGCGGGCCGCATCACCGGCGAGCAGCGGCTCGACCCCGCCGCGCTGGCACGCAACCCGCGCCTCGCCTTCTACGAAGGCCTGATCAACGGCTGCACCATCCTGACTGCCCGCGACCTGCTTCTGCGCATCGGCGGCTTTGACACGCGCTATCCCTACACTCAGGACTATCGGATGTGGTGGAGGCTGACCCGCGAGGCCCACTTCGTCCACGTTCCGCACTGCCTCCTGCGTTCGCGGCTCCATCCGGATCAGGGTTCCCACCGCCGCGATGCGCTGTCCGAGAACAGTGCCTTCTGGAGCGACGTGCTCGATGAGACGAGCGAGGTCGAGGCCGCGATGGTGGCCGGAAGCCGGGAGCGCTTCCTGAGGCGGACCGGCGGTTTCCTGCGCTATCGAAGTCCGAACCGACGAGTTGCCGATCACGCCGACCGGATGGCCCAGGCGAGCGCCGCGGAGGCCTCGGTCTCGGTGGTCATCGATGTCGGGAGTGATCTAGAGGCCGCACGTCGCACGATCGACAGCGTGGAAGCCCAGACCCGGCTTCCGGACGAGATGATTCTGGTCGGAGACTCCTCGATTCTCATGGCGCTCGGCCGAGACGGCGCCTGTGAGCGGGTGCTGCGGCCGACGCCGGAGCAGCGGGTTCCGACGCGCCTTCGCCTTGGGCTCACTGCGGCCCGCGGCGCCTACGTCGCGTTGCTGATGAGTCCGGACGCCTTCGCTCCCGAGAAGATCGCGCGTCAGGTCGCACGCATGTCCGCTCTGGGTTGCCTCGCCTCGCACAGCTCCTATCGCAGTGACGGTGAGACGGTCGCGACCGGTAGCTTCGGCGGGCGCGTCTATCCGGAGATCGTCGGCGACTGTCATGTCGAGATTTCCACCGTGATGATACAGCGGTTGCTGTTCCTGTCCGGCGTGTTGTTCATGGAAGATGACGCTCCCCTCGCGTCGAACTGGATCGAGGTCGCAGCCCGCCACGAATGGCTCGGTCTGGAGGAGCCTCTGTCCCTCGTCGAAACGCCGCGCGCGCCTGGAGAGAGGGCGCCGCTTCTGGCATGGCTGCGCGCGTCGGCGGAGTATCGCGGCCATGCCGTGCAGATCCGTCGTCTCGAGAGGCGGCTCGCCGGTTCGTCGACGCCGGACACACGCCGCGAGGACGCGGGTGATGCCGGCGTATCGCTGCCGGTGCGTGCGTTGGTGGGAGGCTCCGATGCCGCTGCGTGA